In a genomic window of Thermus albus:
- a CDS encoding 3-hydroxyacyl-CoA dehydrogenase/enoyl-CoA hydratase family protein translates to MIKKVGVVGAGTMGSGIAALVVSAGIPVVLLDIPGQEDRNEVAKRGLERALKAKPAAFMDADLARYVEIGNTEDDLGKLSDCDWVVEAIIEKPEPKRALYERLESILKPTAIISSNTSGIPMRVLLEGRSEGFRRRFLGTHFFNPPRYLHLLELIPTPETDPRVLGEIRRFGERILGKGTVLAKDSPGFIANRLGVYGMVQAVRLMEKHGLTIDEVDALTGPLLGRPNSATFRTADLTGLDVLKLVTEELAQATGEDFALPEWVLRLVEEGRLGEKTGAGFYKRVNGEIHTLDYRTLEYAPRAQVELSELRALRDLPLAERLPKVLELPGKYGAFMRELFARTAHYTLEKAPEIAYDLVSVDQALEWGFGWEEGPFKNMDALGLEGLRHLFAEHGLPEPELLGKAQGSFYRDGTYLGFDGVYHPLPKREGVISLKALRSEGKTLLESKEAALLDLGDGVALLEFRTKMNAIGEGVIRMLQKSLEYVEEKGYVGLVIGNEDPRAFSAGANLALILSLAQEGDWDQLSLAVRQFQKASMSLRYSPFPVVVAPFGLTLGGGAEFTLHADSVQAHAELYMGLVEAGVGLLPAGGGTKEMLLRFTQELAPYEEADPFEGVKRAFNLIALAKTSTSALEARKMGFLRDGDRISMNRDFLIADAKRRVLELAADYRPPLPPRIRVLGSEALGNLRYAVWAFREAGEISDHDLKIGLEIAKVLSGGEGPAREVSEWDLLDLEREAFLNLLGTRKTQERIAYTLKTGKPLRN, encoded by the coding sequence ATGATCAAGAAGGTAGGCGTGGTGGGCGCGGGGACCATGGGGAGCGGGATCGCTGCCTTAGTGGTGAGCGCCGGCATCCCGGTGGTCCTTTTGGATATTCCGGGCCAAGAGGACCGGAACGAGGTGGCAAAAAGGGGGCTGGAACGAGCCTTAAAGGCCAAGCCGGCCGCCTTTATGGACGCGGACTTGGCCCGCTATGTGGAGATCGGCAACACCGAGGACGACTTGGGGAAGCTTTCCGACTGCGACTGGGTGGTGGAGGCCATCATTGAGAAGCCCGAGCCTAAGCGGGCCCTGTATGAGCGCTTGGAGAGCATCCTTAAACCCACCGCCATCATCAGCTCCAACACCAGCGGCATCCCCATGCGGGTACTTCTTGAAGGCCGGTCCGAGGGTTTTCGCCGTCGCTTCTTGGGCACCCACTTCTTTAACCCGCCCCGCTATCTACACCTCTTGGAGCTGATCCCCACCCCTGAGACCGATCCCAGGGTGCTTGGGGAAATCCGCCGCTTTGGCGAGCGCATCCTGGGGAAGGGGACGGTGCTGGCCAAGGATTCGCCGGGCTTTATCGCCAACCGATTAGGGGTTTACGGCATGGTGCAGGCGGTGCGCCTCATGGAGAAGCACGGCCTTACCATTGACGAGGTGGATGCCCTGACAGGGCCACTTCTGGGCCGCCCCAACTCCGCCACCTTCCGCACGGCTGACCTTACGGGTTTGGATGTACTGAAGCTGGTCACCGAGGAACTCGCCCAGGCCACAGGGGAGGACTTTGCTCTGCCGGAGTGGGTCTTGCGCCTGGTGGAGGAAGGGCGGCTTGGGGAAAAGACGGGGGCCGGGTTCTACAAGAGGGTGAACGGGGAGATCCACACCCTGGACTACCGCACCCTGGAGTACGCACCCCGGGCCCAGGTGGAACTGTCCGAGCTTAGGGCCTTGCGGGACCTGCCCTTGGCGGAGAGGCTTCCCAAGGTTCTGGAGCTTCCCGGCAAATACGGGGCTTTCATGAGGGAGCTTTTCGCGCGTACGGCCCACTATACCCTGGAGAAGGCTCCCGAGATCGCCTACGACCTGGTCTCCGTGGACCAGGCCCTGGAGTGGGGGTTTGGCTGGGAGGAGGGGCCCTTTAAGAACATGGATGCCCTGGGCCTCGAGGGGCTAAGGCACCTTTTTGCTGAACACGGCCTTCCCGAGCCGGAGCTTCTTGGGAAGGCCCAGGGGAGCTTTTACCGGGACGGCACCTACCTGGGCTTTGACGGGGTCTACCACCCGCTGCCCAAGCGGGAGGGGGTTATTTCCCTAAAAGCCCTCAGGTCCGAGGGCAAGACCCTGCTGGAAAGCAAGGAAGCCGCCCTTTTGGACCTGGGGGACGGGGTCGCCCTTCTGGAGTTCCGCACCAAGATGAACGCCATCGGGGAGGGCGTGATCCGCATGCTCCAGAAGAGCCTGGAGTACGTGGAGGAGAAGGGCTACGTGGGTCTGGTGATAGGCAACGAAGACCCTAGGGCCTTCTCCGCCGGGGCCAACCTGGCCCTAATCCTCTCCTTGGCCCAGGAAGGGGACTGGGACCAGCTCTCCCTGGCGGTGCGGCAGTTCCAGAAGGCCTCCATGTCCTTGCGCTATAGCCCCTTCCCCGTGGTGGTGGCGCCCTTTGGCCTCACCTTGGGCGGCGGGGCGGAGTTCACCTTGCATGCCGATAGCGTGCAGGCCCATGCCGAGCTGTACATGGGCTTGGTGGAGGCTGGGGTGGGGCTCCTGCCGGCGGGGGGCGGCACCAAGGAGATGCTCCTCCGCTTCACCCAGGAGCTTGCGCCCTACGAGGAGGCCGATCCCTTTGAGGGGGTGAAGCGGGCCTTCAACCTCATCGCCTTGGCCAAGACCTCCACCAGTGCCCTCGAGGCCCGCAAAATGGGCTTCCTGAGGGACGGGGACCGGATCAGCATGAACCGGGACTTCCTCATCGCCGATGCCAAGAGGCGGGTTTTGGAGCTGGCTGCTGACTACCGCCCGCCCCTTCCTCCCAGGATCCGGGTTTTGGGGAGCGAGGCCTTGGGCAACCTGCGCTATGCGGTCTGGGCCTTCCGGGAGGCAGGTGAGATCTCCGACCATGACCTGAAGATCGGCTTGGAGATCGCTAAGGTGCTTTCGGGTGGGGAGGGTCCGGCGCGGGAGGTTTCCGAATGGGACCTTCTGGACCTGGAGCGGGAGGCCTTCTTGAACCTCCTCGGGACCCGCAAGACCCAGGAGCGGATCGCCTACACCCTTAAGACGGGTAAACCCCTGAGGAACTGA
- a CDS encoding thiolase family protein, whose amino-acid sequence MREAVIVSAVRSPVARGKKDGALATLHPVDLSAQVMRAALERVGLDPKELEDVLWGCAMPEAAQGLNIARLALLRAGFPVEVAGATINRFCSSGLQTIAMAAQAVMTGMAEVVLAGGVEMMSQVPMSGYHTRLHPDLTPTEWTPEGYSTYIGMGFTAERVAERFGISREDQDRWALRSHQRAAQAWAEGRFTEVVPIRVPRVRYQGTKKVVEETLFERDETVRPETSLEALAKLRPAFKKGGTVTAGNASPYSDGAAAVVVMSREKAEALGLKPLARFLSFAVAGVEPDIMGIGPIKAVPKALKRAGLSLDQIHLIEFNEAFAAQVLAVMRTLEMPEERTNVNGGAIALGHPLGATGAKLTAQLVAELGRRGGGYGLVTMCIGGGMGAAGVFEVYPA is encoded by the coding sequence ATGCGGGAAGCGGTGATTGTAAGCGCAGTGCGGAGCCCCGTGGCCCGGGGCAAGAAGGACGGGGCCTTGGCCACCTTACACCCCGTGGACCTTTCCGCCCAGGTGATGCGGGCCGCTTTGGAGCGGGTGGGCCTGGATCCCAAGGAGCTGGAGGACGTCCTCTGGGGCTGCGCCATGCCGGAAGCGGCCCAGGGGCTGAATATCGCCCGGCTAGCCCTCTTAAGGGCGGGGTTCCCCGTGGAGGTGGCGGGGGCCACCATCAACCGCTTTTGTTCCAGTGGCCTCCAGACCATCGCCATGGCTGCCCAGGCGGTGATGACCGGGATGGCCGAGGTGGTCTTGGCTGGCGGCGTGGAGATGATGAGCCAGGTGCCCATGTCGGGCTACCACACCCGCCTGCACCCCGACCTTACCCCCACGGAGTGGACCCCGGAGGGCTACTCCACCTATATCGGCATGGGCTTTACCGCTGAGAGGGTGGCGGAGCGCTTTGGCATCAGCCGGGAGGACCAGGACCGCTGGGCCCTGAGGAGCCACCAAAGGGCGGCCCAGGCCTGGGCGGAGGGGCGGTTTACCGAGGTGGTGCCCATCCGCGTACCCCGGGTGCGCTACCAAGGAACCAAGAAGGTGGTGGAGGAAACCCTCTTTGAGCGGGACGAGACCGTGCGGCCCGAGACCTCCCTGGAGGCCTTGGCCAAGTTGCGGCCTGCCTTCAAAAAGGGTGGCACCGTGACCGCGGGCAATGCCAGCCCTTATTCCGACGGGGCCGCGGCGGTGGTGGTCATGAGCCGGGAGAAGGCGGAGGCCTTGGGCCTCAAGCCCCTGGCCCGTTTCTTGAGCTTTGCCGTGGCCGGGGTGGAGCCCGACATCATGGGGATAGGCCCCATCAAGGCGGTGCCCAAGGCCCTGAAGCGGGCGGGCCTTTCCCTGGACCAGATTCACCTCATTGAGTTCAACGAGGCCTTCGCCGCCCAGGTGCTGGCGGTGATGCGCACCCTGGAAATGCCAGAGGAGAGGACCAACGTCAACGGGGGAGCCATCGCCCTCGGCCACCCCTTGGGGGCCACCGGGGCCAAGCTCACCGCCCAGCTGGTCGCGGAACTGGGCAGGCGGGGTGGAGGGTACGGACTGGTGACCATGTGCATAGGAGGCGGCATGGGTGCCGCGGGGGTTTTTGAGGTCTATCCAGCTTAG
- a CDS encoding acyl-CoA dehydrogenase family protein, protein MTEEKKLWQKGGGWLLEAPEQVYTPEDFDASVKEIARTTRTFVEKEVLPLLERMEHGELELNVPLMWKAGELGLLGIDVPEEYGGLDLPKVVSTVVAEELSGSGGFSVTYGAHTSIGTLPLVYFGTEEQKRRYLPKLASGEWIAAYCLTEPGSGSDALAAKTRATLSEDGRYYILNGVKQWISNAGFAQLFTVFAKVDGEHFTAFLVERDTPGLSFGPEEKKMGIKASSTRQVILEDAKVPVENVLGEVGKGHKIAFNVLNVGRYKLGAGAVGGAKRALELSAKYAKERHQFGRPIGSFGLIQAKLGEMASRIYAAESAVYRTVGLIDEALRDKKGPEAVMAGIEEYAVEASIIKVLGSEVLDYVVDEGVQIHGGYGYSQEYPIERAYRDARINRIFEGTNEINRLLIPGMLLRRALKGQLPLFQAAMRLQKELLEPSFEEPEDVELHQIMSLKKLALMVAGLAAQKYGEKLEEEQEVLGTVADVLIDAYAAESALLRARRLGGIAVTMAQLYLLQALDRAQAGALSVLPRLVEGDEARVVYSAARRLTKHEPVDLVALRREVAGRVLEAEGYPIPR, encoded by the coding sequence ATGACGGAGGAGAAAAAGCTTTGGCAAAAGGGTGGGGGCTGGCTTTTGGAAGCCCCAGAGCAGGTCTACACCCCGGAGGATTTTGATGCGAGCGTTAAGGAGATCGCCCGTACCACGCGCACCTTTGTGGAAAAGGAGGTGCTCCCCCTTCTGGAGCGCATGGAGCATGGGGAGCTTGAGCTAAACGTGCCCCTGATGTGGAAGGCGGGGGAGCTCGGGCTTCTAGGGATTGATGTTCCTGAAGAGTATGGGGGGCTGGACCTGCCCAAGGTGGTGTCCACGGTGGTGGCGGAGGAGCTTTCCGGAAGCGGCGGTTTTTCCGTCACCTACGGTGCCCACACCTCCATCGGCACCCTGCCCTTGGTCTATTTCGGCACCGAGGAGCAGAAGCGTAGGTACCTCCCCAAGCTGGCCAGCGGGGAGTGGATCGCCGCTTACTGCCTTACGGAGCCGGGCTCGGGCTCCGATGCCCTGGCGGCCAAGACCCGGGCTACCCTTTCCGAAGACGGCAGGTACTACATCCTGAATGGGGTTAAGCAGTGGATCTCTAACGCCGGCTTTGCCCAGCTCTTTACCGTCTTTGCGAAGGTGGACGGGGAGCATTTTACCGCCTTCCTGGTGGAGAGGGACACCCCGGGGCTTTCCTTTGGCCCCGAGGAGAAGAAGATGGGCATCAAGGCCTCCAGCACCCGCCAGGTGATCCTCGAGGACGCCAAGGTTCCGGTGGAAAACGTTTTGGGGGAGGTGGGCAAAGGGCATAAGATTGCCTTTAACGTCCTGAACGTGGGCCGCTACAAGCTGGGGGCAGGGGCGGTGGGCGGGGCCAAGAGGGCCCTGGAGCTTTCCGCCAAATACGCTAAGGAACGGCACCAGTTTGGCCGGCCCATCGGGAGCTTTGGCCTGATCCAGGCGAAGCTCGGGGAGATGGCCAGCCGCATCTACGCCGCGGAAAGCGCTGTCTACCGCACCGTGGGGCTCATCGATGAGGCCCTCCGGGATAAGAAGGGGCCGGAGGCGGTGATGGCGGGTATTGAAGAGTATGCGGTGGAGGCCAGCATCATCAAGGTGTTGGGGTCCGAGGTGCTGGACTACGTGGTGGACGAGGGGGTGCAGATCCACGGCGGCTACGGGTACTCCCAGGAGTACCCCATTGAGCGGGCCTACCGTGACGCCCGCATCAACCGCATCTTTGAGGGTACCAACGAGATCAACCGCCTCCTCATTCCCGGGATGCTCCTGAGAAGGGCCCTAAAGGGGCAGCTTCCCCTCTTTCAGGCGGCCATGAGGCTGCAGAAGGAGCTTCTGGAGCCCAGCTTTGAGGAGCCTGAGGACGTGGAGCTCCACCAAATAATGAGCCTCAAGAAGCTGGCCCTCATGGTGGCGGGTTTGGCGGCCCAGAAGTACGGAGAGAAGCTGGAGGAGGAGCAAGAGGTCTTGGGGACGGTAGCCGACGTCCTCATTGATGCCTATGCGGCAGAAAGCGCCCTCCTAAGGGCCCGTCGGCTTGGGGGCATCGCTGTGACCATGGCCCAGCTCTACCTCCTCCAGGCCCTGGACCGGGCCCAAGCGGGGGCGCTTTCCGTCCTGCCCCGGCTGGTGGAGGGGGACGAGGCCCGCGTGGTCTACTCCGCGGCCCGTAGGCTTACCAAGCACGAGCCCGTGGACCTGGTGGCCCTGAGGCGGGAGGTGGCGGGGAGGGTCCTCGAGGCGGAAGGTTACCCCATCCCCCGTTAG
- the cysS gene encoding cysteine--tRNA ligase, whose amino-acid sequence MGLRIYDTLQRAKVDFTPATPGHVGIYVCGPTVYSDPHLGHARGPIVYDVLRRYLLHQGYKVRFVSNITDVGHLTDDADQGEDKIVRRAKLERLEPMEVAEKYTWSYFDAMAALNVLRPSIAPRASGHIPEQIELTERLLHLGFAYERQGSVYFRVRAFPEYGKLSGKRLEELRAGARVEVREEKEDPLDFALWKAAEPGHLMRWRSPWGEGYPGWHIECTAMSLKYLGEGFDIHAGGIDLQFPHHECEIAQAEAAGYRFARHWMHHNHVLLEGEKMAKSTGNLVLLHDLLKAHEPMALRFYLLQTHYRSPMDFTFEGLEAAKRGYARLLNAYREVRSRVPTAAPGSTPELERALDALEKDFLAAIEDDLSTPEALAAFFTFLPELHRLLPEAKGDTLRRTAQVFHTLGEGILGLFPERVLEEKVSGPLLEGLIALLLELREEARRAKDYAKSDLIRERLKALGVVVEDTKEGPKWRLALE is encoded by the coding sequence ATGGGCCTTCGCATCTACGACACCCTGCAACGGGCCAAGGTGGACTTTACCCCCGCCACCCCAGGCCACGTGGGCATCTACGTGTGCGGCCCCACCGTGTACTCCGACCCCCACCTGGGCCACGCCCGGGGGCCCATCGTCTACGATGTGCTCCGCCGCTACCTCCTTCACCAGGGGTATAAGGTGCGCTTCGTCTCCAACATCACCGACGTGGGCCACCTCACCGACGACGCCGACCAAGGAGAGGACAAGATTGTGCGCCGGGCCAAGCTGGAGCGGCTTGAGCCCATGGAGGTGGCGGAGAAGTACACCTGGAGCTACTTTGACGCCATGGCCGCCCTCAATGTGCTCAGGCCCTCCATCGCCCCCCGGGCCAGTGGCCACATACCCGAGCAGATTGAGCTCACGGAAAGGCTCTTACACTTGGGCTTCGCCTACGAGCGCCAAGGTAGCGTCTACTTCCGGGTCCGGGCCTTTCCCGAATACGGGAAACTCTCTGGGAAGCGCCTAGAGGAGCTTAGGGCCGGGGCCCGGGTGGAGGTTCGGGAGGAGAAGGAGGATCCCTTAGACTTTGCCCTTTGGAAAGCTGCGGAACCGGGCCATCTCATGCGCTGGAGAAGCCCCTGGGGGGAGGGATATCCCGGCTGGCACATTGAGTGCACCGCCATGAGCCTCAAGTACCTGGGGGAGGGGTTTGACATCCACGCGGGCGGCATAGACCTCCAGTTTCCCCACCACGAGTGCGAGATCGCCCAGGCGGAGGCGGCGGGGTACCGCTTTGCCCGCCACTGGATGCACCACAACCACGTGCTCCTGGAAGGGGAAAAGATGGCCAAGAGCACGGGGAACCTGGTCCTCCTCCATGACCTCCTAAAGGCCCACGAGCCCATGGCCCTACGCTTCTATCTCTTGCAGACCCACTACCGAAGCCCCATGGACTTCACCTTTGAGGGCCTCGAGGCGGCCAAACGGGGCTATGCCCGCCTCCTCAACGCCTACCGCGAGGTGCGGTCCAGGGTCCCCACGGCGGCCCCCGGCTCCACCCCGGAGCTGGAAAGGGCCTTGGATGCCCTGGAGAAAGACTTCCTAGCCGCCATAGAGGACGACCTCAGCACCCCGGAGGCCCTGGCCGCCTTTTTCACCTTCCTCCCTGAGCTGCATAGGCTCCTCCCGGAGGCCAAAGGGGACACCTTAAGGCGCACCGCCCAGGTCTTCCATACCCTGGGAGAAGGCATCTTGGGCCTCTTCCCCGAAAGGGTTCTGGAGGAGAAGGTATCAGGTCCCCTATTGGAAGGCCTCATCGCCCTGCTTCTAGAGCTGAGGGAGGAGGCCCGGCGGGCCAAGGATTACGCCAAAAGCGACCTGATCCGGGAAAGGCTCAAAGCCCTCGGGGTGGTGGTGGAGGACACCAAGGAGGGCCCCAAGTGGCGGCTGGCCCTGGAATAG
- the hslO gene encoding Hsp33 family molecular chaperone HslO — MGRILRGLAGEGQLRVVAADTGDVVEEARRRHGLSPTATAALGRALTGALLLAQLLLKTPKERLTLRIEGTGPLGGLLAEADAFGHVRGYVKNPQAEVPLREDGKLNVGEVVGAGVLRVDRSLPSGEVYTSTVPLVSGEIAEDLAHYLWQSEQIPSAILLGVRVKGEGEVEVAGGVAIQVMPDTPEEVLSRLEANLSALSGITPLLRLGLEKALDEILAGLGFSRTDLRALGYPLNEIPARFRCRCNREKALEALVFFTPEEREEMIVKDGGAEVVCHWCGEVYRFSPEEIRSLVAEVRCPDCGTLWLYPKADGTFFRIEGDTCRCGRRVEIPSGRAQA, encoded by the coding sequence ATGGGAAGGATTCTGAGGGGGCTGGCGGGGGAGGGGCAGCTTAGGGTGGTGGCCGCGGACACCGGGGACGTGGTGGAGGAAGCCCGGCGCCGCCATGGCCTTTCCCCTACCGCCACCGCCGCCTTAGGGCGGGCCCTCACGGGGGCCTTGCTCTTGGCCCAGCTTCTCCTCAAAACCCCTAAGGAAAGGCTTACCTTACGCATAGAGGGCACGGGGCCCCTGGGGGGCCTTTTGGCGGAGGCGGACGCCTTTGGGCATGTGCGGGGCTACGTCAAGAACCCCCAGGCGGAGGTGCCCTTGCGGGAAGACGGCAAGCTGAACGTGGGGGAGGTGGTGGGGGCCGGGGTCTTGCGGGTGGACCGAAGCCTGCCGAGTGGGGAGGTCTACACCAGCACGGTGCCCTTGGTTTCTGGGGAGATCGCCGAGGACCTGGCCCACTACCTCTGGCAGTCGGAGCAGATTCCCTCGGCCATCCTCCTGGGGGTGCGGGTTAAGGGGGAAGGGGAAGTGGAGGTGGCGGGAGGGGTGGCCATCCAGGTGATGCCCGATACGCCGGAAGAGGTGCTTTCCCGCCTCGAGGCCAACCTCTCTGCCCTTTCCGGCATCACGCCCCTTCTGCGGCTGGGCTTGGAAAAGGCCTTGGACGAAATCCTTGCCGGTTTGGGTTTCTCCCGGACGGATCTTAGGGCCCTGGGCTATCCGCTAAACGAGATTCCCGCCCGCTTCCGGTGCCGGTGCAACCGGGAGAAGGCCTTAGAGGCCTTGGTGTTTTTCACCCCTGAGGAAAGGGAGGAGATGATCGTCAAGGATGGCGGAGCAGAGGTGGTCTGCCATTGGTGCGGGGAGGTTTATCGTTTTTCCCCGGAGGAGATCCGCTCCCTGGTGGCCGAGGTGCGCTGCCCCGACTGCGGCACCCTTTGGCTTTACCCCAAGGCGGACGGTACCTTTTTCCGGATTGAGGGGGATACCTGCCGGTGTGGCCGCCGGGTGGAGATCCCCTCGGGAAGGGCCCAGGCTTGA
- a CDS encoding universal stress protein, whose amino-acid sequence MFKTILLAYDGSDHARRAAEVAKAEAQAHGARLVVVHVYEPVPDYLGEPFFQEALKKRLERAEKVLAEALELTGVPREDALLLEGRPAEAILEAAMGEKADLIVMGTRGLGAIGSLFLGSQSQKVVAEAPCPVLLVR is encoded by the coding sequence ATGTTCAAGACCATTCTCTTAGCCTATGACGGCTCGGACCATGCCCGGCGGGCGGCGGAGGTGGCTAAGGCGGAGGCCCAGGCCCACGGGGCCAGGCTGGTGGTGGTGCACGTGTATGAACCCGTGCCCGACTACCTGGGCGAGCCTTTTTTCCAGGAGGCTTTGAAAAAGCGGCTGGAACGGGCGGAAAAGGTGTTGGCCGAAGCCTTGGAGCTAACCGGAGTCCCCAGGGAGGATGCCCTTCTCCTCGAGGGTCGGCCCGCGGAGGCCATCCTCGAGGCAGCCATGGGGGAGAAGGCGGATCTCATCGTCATGGGTACCCGGGGTCTGGGTGCCATAGGGAGCCTTTTTTTGGGTAGCCAAAGCCAGAAGGTGGTGGCGGAGGCCCCTTGCCCCGTGCTCCTGGTGCGTTAG
- a CDS encoding ABC transporter permease yields MSCCVDRRKVVKGLSSLALLGSGMGQRGRKRIKLAFCSQLLCIIPYEVAARRGYFQEEGLEVELVYACGEPGGRYWLLREVYLPSVAAWVLSSLKVAVGFAFTGAVVGEFVAASRGLGYLLSFAQSTYNAKLSLALIALIVAFVLLLFSLFNRLETRLLRWRPETSLDTPG; encoded by the coding sequence ATGAGCTGCTGCGTGGATCGCCGAAAGGTGGTCAAGGGCCTTTCCAGCTTGGCCCTCCTGGGCTCCGGTATGGGACAGAGGGGCAGGAAGCGGATTAAGCTGGCCTTTTGCTCCCAGCTCCTCTGCATCATCCCTTATGAGGTGGCTGCCAGAAGGGGGTACTTCCAAGAGGAGGGCCTCGAGGTGGAGCTGGTCTACGCCTGCGGAGAGCCAGGAGGCCGCTACTGGCTCTTAAGGGAGGTCTACCTCCCCTCCGTCGCCGCCTGGGTCCTCTCCTCCCTAAAAGTGGCCGTGGGTTTCGCCTTTACCGGAGCGGTGGTGGGGGAGTTCGTGGCGGCAAGCCGGGGCTTGGGCTACCTGCTCTCCTTTGCCCAAAGCACCTATAACGCCAAGCTGAGCCTAGCCCTGATCGCGCTCATCGTGGCCTTCGTTCTCCTGCTCTTCTCCCTTTTTAACCGGCTGGAGACCAGGCTTCTCCGCTGGCGTCCTGAGACCTCCTTGGACACCCCGGGCTAA